One region of Aurantimonas sp. HBX-1 genomic DNA includes:
- a CDS encoding putative monovalent cation/H+ antiporter subunit A, whose amino-acid sequence MTGIEATTGYIALALPFLAAALAPLLTRFLGQHAAWPLALAPAAAFVILFGAVPGVAAGDVFLFGFDWIPSFDVRFSFRLDGLSTVFGLLITGIGTLIVLYSGGYLAGHRDQGRFFSFIFLFMGSMLGLVLADDLMTLFVYWELTSITSFLLIGFDHHREAARRGAIQALVITGGGGLALLAGFIVIRELTGLASMTEVLAAGDALRDSALYVPIFILVLCGAFTKSAQMPFHVWLPNAMEAPTPVSAYLHSATMVKAGIYLLLRFHPALGDTTLWTTILPAFGAVTLVVGALLAVRASEIKITLAYTTVASLGLLVMLIGVGTEAAIVGAVLYLIAHSLFKGGLFMVAGSVDHGAHTREIDQLGGLGRAMPVTFAAAMLCALSMGGVTPFVGFLAKEELYHALEYADPYYVALMIAAILGNALMFAAAFIVALKPFVGRMPETIHHPHEGGLTIWLGPLVLGVAGLLGALFYATYHRLFSGPMASAAVGAPVTIEIGWVPHLNLAFALSMATIALGVAIYLLSDRLRAGIGGFLAAIGWGPDKGFDQAMRGLIRSATAITRLLQPGQLDQYMAVTIAVIIAALFGPLIYTGGWPAIPAFPRLHFYEWAVFALLLGGILPVVLATNRLTAILALGIQGFAVALIFMLLGAPDLSFTQFMVETLSVVILTLAMTRLKLSVSDHRPRRDKLQAGFLAIAAGSGFGLFLLSIAQRPFDRSLSDFFERYSYAIAHGRNIVNVILVDFRGVDTMGEIAVVMVTGLAVLALIRVRVGPKGVRYVNPLEKTP is encoded by the coding sequence ATGACAGGCATCGAGGCAACGACCGGATATATCGCCCTCGCATTGCCGTTCCTCGCCGCGGCGCTCGCTCCTCTCCTCACCCGCTTTCTCGGCCAGCATGCCGCCTGGCCGCTGGCGCTGGCGCCGGCCGCAGCCTTCGTCATCCTGTTCGGCGCGGTCCCCGGCGTTGCGGCGGGCGACGTGTTCCTGTTCGGCTTCGACTGGATCCCGTCCTTCGACGTCCGCTTCTCCTTCCGGCTGGACGGGCTTTCCACCGTCTTCGGCCTGCTGATCACCGGCATCGGCACGCTGATCGTGCTCTATTCCGGCGGCTACCTCGCCGGGCACAGGGACCAGGGGCGGTTCTTCTCCTTCATCTTCCTGTTCATGGGCTCGATGCTCGGTCTCGTCCTCGCCGACGACCTGATGACGCTGTTCGTCTATTGGGAGCTGACGTCGATCACCTCGTTCCTGCTGATCGGCTTCGACCATCACCGGGAAGCCGCGCGCCGCGGCGCGATCCAGGCGCTGGTGATCACCGGCGGCGGCGGCCTTGCGCTGCTGGCGGGCTTCATCGTGATCCGCGAACTGACCGGCCTTGCCTCCATGACCGAGGTGCTGGCGGCGGGCGACGCCCTGCGGGACAGCGCGCTCTACGTTCCGATATTCATCCTCGTCCTCTGCGGCGCCTTCACCAAGTCCGCGCAGATGCCGTTCCACGTCTGGCTACCCAACGCCATGGAAGCCCCGACGCCGGTCTCGGCCTATCTGCATTCGGCGACGATGGTGAAGGCCGGGATCTACCTGCTGCTGCGCTTCCATCCGGCGCTCGGCGACACGACGCTCTGGACCACCATCCTGCCGGCCTTCGGCGCCGTCACCCTGGTTGTCGGCGCGTTGCTGGCGGTCCGCGCCAGCGAAATCAAGATCACGCTCGCCTATACGACCGTCGCCTCGCTGGGGCTGCTGGTCATGCTGATCGGTGTCGGGACGGAGGCGGCGATCGTCGGCGCGGTGCTCTATCTGATCGCCCACTCGCTGTTCAAGGGCGGCCTGTTCATGGTCGCCGGTTCGGTCGACCATGGCGCCCACACGCGGGAGATCGACCAGCTCGGCGGGCTCGGCCGGGCGATGCCGGTCACCTTCGCCGCGGCGATGCTCTGCGCCTTGTCGATGGGCGGCGTGACGCCCTTCGTCGGCTTCCTCGCCAAGGAAGAGCTCTACCACGCGCTGGAATATGCCGATCCGTACTACGTCGCGCTGATGATCGCCGCGATCCTCGGCAATGCGCTGATGTTCGCCGCAGCCTTCATCGTGGCGCTGAAACCCTTCGTCGGCCGGATGCCCGAAACCATCCACCATCCGCACGAAGGCGGCCTCACCATCTGGCTCGGCCCGCTCGTCCTCGGCGTCGCCGGCCTCCTCGGCGCGCTGTTCTACGCGACCTACCACCGGCTGTTCTCCGGGCCGATGGCCTCGGCGGCGGTCGGCGCGCCCGTGACGATCGAGATCGGCTGGGTGCCGCATCTCAACCTCGCCTTCGCGCTGTCGATGGCCACCATCGCGCTCGGCGTCGCCATCTATCTCCTGTCGGATCGCCTGCGCGCCGGCATCGGCGGCTTCCTCGCCGCAATCGGCTGGGGTCCGGACAAGGGCTTCGACCAGGCGATGCGCGGGCTGATCCGCAGCGCCACCGCGATCACCCGGCTGCTGCAGCCGGGGCAGCTCGACCAGTACATGGCGGTCACCATCGCTGTGATCATCGCCGCCCTGTTTGGCCCGCTGATCTACACGGGCGGCTGGCCGGCGATCCCGGCATTCCCCCGCCTGCATTTTTACGAGTGGGCGGTCTTCGCACTGCTTCTGGGCGGGATCCTGCCAGTCGTGCTGGCGACCAACCGGCTGACTGCCATTCTCGCCCTCGGCATCCAGGGTTTTGCCGTCGCGCTGATCTTCATGCTGCTCGGCGCCCCGGATCTCTCGTTCACCCAGTTCATGGTGGAGACGCTGTCGGTGGTCATCCTGACCCTGGCGATGACCCGGCTGAAGCTGTCGGTCTCCGACCACCGGCCCCGGCGTGACAAGCTGCAGGCCGGCTTCCTGGCCATCGCCGCCGGGTCCGGCTTCGGGCTGTTCCTGCTGTCGATCGCGCAGCGGCCGTTCGACCGGTCGCTGTCGGACTTCTTCGAGCGCTACAGCTACGCGATCGCGCATGGGCGCAACATCGTCAACGTCATCCTGGTCGACTTCCGCGGCGTTGATACGATGGGGGAGATCGCCGTGGTGATGGTGACCGGCCTTGCCGTCCTGGCGCTCATCCGGGTCCGCGTCGGACCCAAGGGCGTGCGCTACGTGAACCCGCTGGAGAAGACGCCGTGA
- a CDS encoding MnhB domain-containing protein: MRTIIFRFVAPYLTSLMVLFSFFVLLRGHNEAGGGFIGGLIAASAFGIYGIACGVAPVRRAMYFHPMAIAASGLMLAVLSGVASLVVSAQFLTGLWAFPGILGGDVGISTPLFFDIGVYLVVVGAISSIALALEERDTD; this comes from the coding sequence GTGAGGACGATCATCTTTCGCTTCGTCGCGCCGTATCTGACCAGCCTGATGGTGCTGTTCTCGTTCTTCGTCCTGCTGCGGGGGCACAACGAGGCGGGGGGCGGCTTCATCGGCGGGCTCATCGCCGCCTCGGCATTCGGCATCTACGGCATCGCCTGCGGCGTCGCCCCGGTGCGGCGGGCGATGTATTTCCACCCGATGGCGATCGCGGCTTCCGGCCTGATGCTGGCGGTGCTGTCGGGGGTGGCCTCGCTCGTCGTCTCGGCGCAGTTCCTCACCGGCCTCTGGGCCTTCCCTGGCATCCTCGGCGGCGATGTCGGGATCTCGACGCCGCTGTTCTTCGACATCGGCGTCTATCTCGTGGTCGTCGGCGCCATCAGCTCGATCGCCCTCGCACTCGAAGAGAGGGATACAGACTGA
- a CDS encoding Na+/H+ antiporter subunit C: METVLSVAVACLFAAAVYLITSRRIIRMLLGVVLLGNAVNLLIFTAGRVGPAAPPIIPGNLSVPASLIANPLPQALILTAIVISFSFFAFLLVLTYRTYEDLETDNTDEMRLAEPENEGLPPLGY, from the coding sequence ATGGAAACCGTGCTTTCCGTGGCCGTGGCATGCCTGTTCGCCGCGGCGGTCTATCTGATCACCTCGCGGCGCATCATCCGGATGCTGCTCGGCGTCGTGCTGCTGGGCAACGCGGTCAATCTGCTGATCTTCACCGCCGGCCGGGTGGGACCTGCCGCGCCGCCGATCATTCCCGGGAACCTCTCCGTTCCGGCGAGCCTGATCGCCAACCCGCTGCCGCAGGCGCTGATCCTGACGGCGATCGTCATCTCGTTCTCGTTCTTCGCTTTCCTGCTGGTGCTGACCTATCGCACCTACGAGGATCTGGAGACCGACAACACCGACGAGATGCGGCTCGCCGAACCCGAGAACGAGGGGCTCCCGCCCCTCGGATACTGA
- a CDS encoding proton-conducting transporter membrane subunit — MEATGPTVEHSLEMLKAEAMLTAPVAASDYLIVLPVLVCFLFGAGILMMRKRVDRQAYVAIPGLVLLFALDVAVLVKVAAEGPWTMMMGGWKPPFGIAFTIDMMGALFLAVSGFVALACGIYAVASVSPTERRYGFFPFMFLMMGGVSGAFLTGDVFNLYVWFEVLLIGSFGLLILGSRHEQLDGATKYCFLNLVGTTLFLIATGYLYGVFGTLNMADIAIKAAAMQNDSAVYTIGALYLASLSLKAAAFPLHFWLPASYHTPRFVVSALFAGLLTKVGVYALIRLLLMLFPAEHAGLAPVIGWIAGLTMMVGALGALAQSDLRRLLNYTVVSGIGTIMAGLALPQVAAVMVAQAGPAGELAAAAATQAGALQTGLSGSIYYALHSIVVMTALYLTAGVASSLAGSSSLALMGGLWRRTPLLAALMLVFLFAVSGLPPFSGFWPKVALVRATIVADMPWLAAAILVSGFLLTVASARVFALAFWRPVPETDIPASAGAASSPAGHPAVPAPGLYGAMSLLPLLGLAVFVLAAGVWPEWLARLTDVAAAGVIDPSAYLSSVFGGAP, encoded by the coding sequence ATGGAGGCGACAGGCCCGACCGTGGAACACAGCCTGGAGATGCTGAAGGCGGAGGCGATGCTGACCGCCCCGGTCGCCGCGTCCGACTATCTGATCGTCCTGCCCGTGCTGGTCTGCTTCCTGTTCGGGGCCGGCATCCTGATGATGCGCAAGCGCGTCGACCGGCAGGCCTATGTCGCGATTCCCGGGCTCGTTCTGCTGTTCGCCCTCGATGTCGCGGTGCTCGTCAAGGTCGCTGCCGAGGGGCCGTGGACGATGATGATGGGCGGCTGGAAGCCGCCCTTCGGCATCGCCTTCACGATCGACATGATGGGCGCGCTGTTCCTGGCGGTCTCGGGCTTCGTGGCGCTCGCCTGCGGCATCTACGCGGTCGCGTCGGTCAGTCCGACCGAACGGCGCTATGGCTTCTTCCCGTTCATGTTCCTGATGATGGGCGGCGTCTCGGGCGCTTTCCTCACCGGCGACGTTTTCAATCTCTATGTCTGGTTCGAGGTGCTGCTGATCGGCTCGTTCGGCCTGCTGATCCTCGGCTCCCGGCACGAGCAGCTCGACGGCGCGACCAAGTACTGCTTCCTCAATCTCGTCGGCACGACGCTGTTCCTGATTGCCACCGGCTATCTCTACGGCGTCTTCGGGACGCTCAATATGGCGGATATCGCCATCAAGGCGGCGGCGATGCAGAACGACAGCGCCGTCTATACGATCGGCGCGCTGTACCTCGCTTCGCTGTCGCTGAAGGCGGCAGCCTTCCCGCTGCATTTCTGGCTCCCGGCCTCCTACCACACGCCCCGCTTCGTGGTGTCGGCGCTGTTCGCCGGCCTGCTGACCAAGGTTGGCGTCTACGCGCTGATCCGCCTCCTGCTGATGCTGTTTCCAGCCGAGCATGCCGGGCTGGCGCCGGTGATCGGGTGGATCGCCGGCCTGACCATGATGGTCGGCGCACTCGGCGCGCTGGCCCAGAGCGATCTCCGGCGGCTTCTCAACTACACGGTCGTCTCGGGCATCGGCACGATCATGGCGGGGCTGGCCCTGCCGCAGGTCGCCGCGGTGATGGTGGCGCAGGCGGGGCCCGCCGGCGAGCTCGCGGCGGCGGCCGCGACGCAGGCCGGCGCGTTGCAGACCGGCCTGTCGGGATCGATCTACTACGCGCTACATTCGATCGTGGTGATGACGGCGCTGTACCTGACCGCCGGAGTGGCGTCGTCGCTGGCCGGCTCGTCGTCGCTGGCGCTGATGGGCGGCCTGTGGCGCCGCACGCCGCTGCTCGCGGCGCTGATGCTGGTGTTCCTGTTCGCGGTCTCCGGGCTGCCGCCGTTCTCCGGCTTCTGGCCGAAGGTCGCGCTGGTGCGAGCGACCATCGTCGCCGACATGCCCTGGCTGGCGGCGGCGATCCTGGTCTCCGGCTTCCTGTTGACGGTCGCCAGCGCCCGGGTCTTCGCGCTCGCCTTCTGGCGCCCGGTACCTGAGACCGACATACCGGCAAGCGCGGGCGCGGCGTCTTCGCCGGCGGGCCATCCGGCGGTGCCGGCGCCCGGCCTTTACGGCGCCATGTCGCTGCTGCCGCTGCTGGGGCTGGCCGTCTTCGTTCTCGCCGCCGGCGTCTGGCCGGAATGGCTGGCACGCCTGACCGACGTCGCGGCTGCGGGGGTCATCGATCCGTCGGCCTATCTGTCGTCGGTGTTCGGAGGCGCCCCATGA
- a CDS encoding Na+/H+ antiporter subunit E — translation MTLLLFNLVLALIWVIVSGSFTVANLVFGFLLGAVALFLIREHEDVGYIRRARLGFSLFLLFLWELLKSAWSVAIVVLTPKMDLKPGILAFPLRVKSDAEITLLANMITLTPGTLSIDVSEDRSTLYIHAFDCSDPEAAKASIRDGFEARILEVFR, via the coding sequence ATGACCCTGCTGCTGTTCAACCTCGTCCTGGCGCTGATCTGGGTCATCGTCTCTGGTTCGTTCACCGTGGCGAACCTGGTCTTCGGCTTCCTGCTCGGGGCGGTCGCGCTGTTCCTGATCCGCGAGCACGAGGACGTCGGCTACATCCGGCGGGCGCGGCTCGGCTTCTCGCTGTTCCTGCTGTTCCTGTGGGAGCTCCTCAAGTCGGCCTGGAGCGTCGCGATCGTCGTGCTGACGCCGAAAATGGACCTCAAGCCGGGGATCCTGGCATTCCCGCTGCGGGTCAAGAGCGATGCCGAGATCACGCTGCTCGCCAACATGATCACCCTGACGCCGGGAACCCTCTCCATCGACGTCTCCGAGGACCGCTCGACGCTCTATATCCATGCCTTCGACTGCTCCGATCCGGAGGCGGCGAAAGCCTCCATCCGGGACGGCTTCGAGGCGCGTATCCTGGAGGTCTTCCGATGA
- a CDS encoding cation:proton antiporter — MTFHDFAVWFFEVALTAALVLLCIAFLLTVIRILLGPTLPDRVLALDVLTNVAIAFIAVIAMDSGYTLYVDVAIGLCLVGFLATIAFARFILSRGKSEHLPRETPRQVKAGLSEGKRP, encoded by the coding sequence ATGACCTTCCACGATTTCGCCGTGTGGTTCTTCGAGGTGGCGCTGACGGCCGCCCTGGTCCTGCTCTGCATCGCCTTCCTGCTGACGGTCATCCGGATCCTGCTGGGGCCGACCCTGCCGGACCGGGTGCTGGCGCTGGACGTGCTGACCAACGTGGCGATCGCCTTCATCGCGGTCATCGCCATGGACAGCGGCTACACGCTCTACGTAGATGTCGCGATCGGGCTCTGCCTCGTCGGCTTCCTGGCGACCATCGCCTTTGCGCGCTTCATCCTGTCGCGGGGCAAGAGCGAGCACCTGCCGCGCGAGACGCCGCGGCAGGTCAAAGCGGGCCTGTCGGAAGGGAAACGACCATGA
- the mnhG gene encoding monovalent cation/H(+) antiporter subunit G produces MIGDLVLILAGLLVLAGSAFAAVAALGILRLPDVYTRMHSASKAGAVGAGMLLLALAMTSDSTPAALRALAAVVFILLTAPLAAHLLAKAAYSVGYKLGPESVLDEMPPPRPTNGGTDAPASARNPSPQPAIDQP; encoded by the coding sequence ATGATTGGCGATCTCGTCCTGATCCTTGCCGGGCTCCTGGTGCTGGCGGGTTCCGCCTTCGCCGCGGTTGCGGCGCTCGGCATCCTGCGCCTGCCGGACGTCTATACCCGCATGCACTCGGCCTCCAAGGCCGGCGCCGTCGGCGCGGGCATGCTGTTGCTGGCCCTCGCCATGACCTCGGACTCGACACCCGCGGCGCTCCGGGCACTGGCAGCGGTGGTGTTCATCCTCCTGACCGCGCCGCTCGCCGCGCATCTCCTCGCCAAGGCGGCCTATTCGGTCGGCTACAAGCTCGGGCCGGAGTCTGTGCTCGACGAGATGCCGCCGCCGCGGCCGACGAATGGCGGCACCGACGCGCCGGCGAGCGCGCGCAATCCGTCGCCGCAGCCGGCGATCGACCAGCCGTGA
- a CDS encoding DUF423 domain-containing protein: protein MAALLVLFAGLFGAAGVAGAALAAHGGEVRLVATAAAIALVHAPALLGLAALQPFLGRWADLAGLAMIAGTLLFSGDLAARVLAGDRLFANAAPIGGGMLIAAWLGIALSGAAWGLRTARTKRETGK, encoded by the coding sequence ATGGCCGCGCTGCTGGTCCTGTTTGCTGGACTGTTCGGGGCGGCCGGCGTCGCCGGCGCGGCGCTGGCAGCGCACGGCGGCGAGGTGCGGCTGGTGGCGACCGCCGCCGCCATCGCGCTGGTGCATGCCCCGGCACTGCTCGGGCTTGCGGCGCTGCAGCCATTCCTCGGACGTTGGGCGGATCTCGCCGGCCTGGCGATGATCGCCGGGACGCTGCTGTTCTCCGGCGATCTGGCTGCCCGCGTCCTCGCCGGCGACCGGCTGTTCGCCAACGCGGCGCCGATCGGCGGCGGGATGCTCATCGCGGCCTGGCTGGGCATCGCCCTCTCGGGTGCGGCATGGGGCCTGCGCACGGCCCGGACGAAGCGGGAGACGGGCAAATGA
- a CDS encoding SDR family NAD(P)-dependent oxidoreductase, with translation MTMNGFDAGLFAGKTVVVTGAGRGIGAAVARAFLACGATVVAHAGRSLDHAETDLLAGLPPAHRERLTLLTGDLAAIDGGERLAADILAAVPGPIHALVNNAGTMGGRIAAADVTPAQYDKVLDLNIRSVVALTTALLPALKAAGGAAIVNTSSISATIGGSPGSSLYSASKAFISTWTRALARELAPDGIRVNAVSPGTIMTDFHRRYSSPEKLAATAAAIPLRRLGAAEDCAPAYVFLASDILSGYVTGQVIEVNGGQFMG, from the coding sequence ATGACGATGAACGGTTTCGATGCGGGCCTGTTCGCGGGCAAGACGGTCGTCGTGACCGGCGCCGGCCGCGGCATCGGGGCAGCCGTCGCGCGGGCGTTCCTCGCCTGCGGCGCGACGGTTGTCGCCCACGCCGGCCGCTCGCTCGATCATGCCGAGACCGATCTCCTGGCCGGCCTGCCGCCGGCGCATCGCGAGCGGCTGACGCTCCTCACCGGCGATCTTGCCGCCATCGATGGTGGCGAACGGCTGGCGGCGGACATTCTCGCAGCGGTGCCGGGGCCCATCCACGCCCTCGTCAACAACGCCGGCACGATGGGCGGGAGGATCGCGGCGGCCGACGTCACCCCGGCGCAGTACGACAAGGTGCTCGACCTCAACATCCGCTCGGTGGTGGCCCTGACCACCGCGCTGCTGCCGGCGCTGAAGGCCGCCGGGGGCGCGGCGATCGTCAACACCTCGTCGATCTCGGCGACGATCGGCGGCAGCCCCGGCTCGTCGCTCTATTCGGCGTCGAAGGCGTTCATTTCCACCTGGACGCGGGCGCTGGCGCGCGAACTCGCGCCGGACGGCATCCGCGTCAACGCCGTCTCGCCGGGCACGATCATGACGGATTTCCACCGGCGCTATTCCTCGCCGGAGAAGCTGGCGGCGACGGCCGCTGCGATCCCGCTGCGCCGGCTCGGCGCCGCGGAAGACTGCGCCCCGGCCTATGTGTTTCTGGCGAGCGACATCCTGTCTGGCTATGTCACCGGCCAGGTCATCGAGGTGAATGGCGGCCAGTTCATGGGCTGA
- a CDS encoding DUF427 domain-containing protein — protein sequence MRLTRPLPVTPDPVRPGQESVWAFPRPARLEPVSFHLVVRFAGRIVAETRRGFRAIETSHPPSYYFPPDDVAPGVLKPSSARTLCEWKGGAVYFDLVAGEHVVHDAAWSYPRPAPDFAPATDYIAFYPGRVEACFVDGEKVVPQEGSFYGGWITSHVAGPFKGPPGTAGW from the coding sequence ATGCGCTTAACCCGCCCCCTCCCCGTCACCCCCGATCCGGTCCGTCCCGGCCAGGAGAGCGTCTGGGCCTTCCCGCGCCCCGCACGGCTCGAACCCGTCTCGTTTCACCTGGTGGTGCGCTTCGCCGGCCGGATCGTCGCCGAGACCCGGCGCGGCTTCCGGGCGATCGAGACCAGCCACCCGCCGTCCTACTATTTCCCGCCCGACGACGTCGCGCCGGGCGTCCTGAAGCCGTCGTCGGCGCGGACGCTGTGCGAGTGGAAGGGCGGCGCGGTGTATTTCGATCTCGTCGCGGGGGAGCATGTGGTGCACGACGCGGCGTGGTCGTATCCGCGTCCGGCGCCGGATTTCGCCCCCGCCACCGACTATATCGCCTTCTATCCGGGGCGGGTGGAGGCCTGCTTCGTCGACGGCGAGAAGGTCGTGCCGCAGGAGGGCAGCTTCTACGGCGGCTGGATCACCAGCCACGTCGCGGGCCCGTTCAAGGGGCCGCCCGGGACGGCCGGCTGGTAG